One genomic window of Manihot esculenta cultivar AM560-2 chromosome 16, M.esculenta_v8, whole genome shotgun sequence includes the following:
- the LOC110603686 gene encoding endonuclease 1, whose amino-acid sequence MAGHVGRLLRWSSFAFVMLAGMAAILVPGALGWSKEGHIMTCRIAQNLLGPEAAHAVEHLLPHNLNGDLSALCTWPDQVRHWYKYRWTSSLHFIDTPDEACNFDYSRDCVKDLCVAGAIQNFTSQLLHYREGTTDRRYNLTEALLFLSHFMGDIHQPLHVGFTSDEGGNTIELRWFRHKSNLHHVWDREIILTALKDFYENDMDLLQESIEGNLTDGIWLDDVSSWKDCNDLLSCPNKYAVESINLACKWGYKGVKEGATLADDYFNSRMPIVMKRIAQGGIRLAMFLNQIFGDSEEGIASAT is encoded by the exons ATGGCTGGGCATGTAGGTCGTCTTTTGAGATGGTCTTCGTTTGCGTTTGTGATGTTGGCGGGTATGGCTGCCATTTTAGTGCCTGGAGCTCTTGGGTGGAGCAAGGAGGGTCACATAATGACATGTCGGATTGCACAG AACCTTTTAGGACCTGAGGCAGCACACGCCGTGGAACATTTGTTACCTCACAATTTGAACGGAGACTTATCGGCTCTCTGCACATGGCCTGACCAAGTCCGGCACTGGTACAAATACAGGTGGACGAGCTCTCTTCACTTCATTGACACCCCAGATGAAGCCTGCAATTTTGATTATTCAA GGGACTGCGTGAAGGATTTGTGTGTTGCTGGTGccattcaaaactttacatctCAGCTTTTGCACTACAGGGAGGGAACCACAGATCGCAGAT ATAATTTGACTGAAGCCTTGCTGTTCTTGTCTCACTTCATGGGAGATATTCATCAG CCACTACATGTTGGATTCACCAGTGATGAAGGAGGGAACACCATTGAATTGCGCTGGTTCAGACATAAATCTAATCTTCATCAT GTATGGGACAGAGAGATTATTCTTACTGCTCTAAAAGATTTCTACGAAAACGACATGGACCTCCTTCAAGAATCTATAGAGGGAAACTTAACTGAT GGAATATGGCTTGATGATGTCTCATCTTGGAAAGATTGTAATGATCTCCTTTCATGTCCAAACAA GTATGCTGTAGAGAGCATAAACTTGGCTTGCAAATGGGGTTACAAAGGAGTGAAGGAGGGTGCAACTCTAGCAG ATGATTACTTCAATTCAAGGATGCCAATTGTCATGAAACGCATAGCTCAAGGAGGAATTCGTTTAGCCATGTTTTTGAATCAGATATTTGGGGATTCTGAAGAAGGTATTGCATCAGCAACCTAA
- the LOC110603684 gene encoding internal alternative NAD(P)H-ubiquinone oxidoreductase A1, mitochondrial yields MAFSRIARNGLRRTGGTSCEGMSNHKWSSSPFLKNVKAGSNLSYISSIRNVNQPSFWSRGIGGTPHYQFANAERILDESESEYEEPRYPGLEATKPGEKPRVVVLGTGWAACRFMKGLDTKIYDIVCISPRNHMVFTPLLASTCVGTLEFRSVAEPVSRIQPALGTNSNSYFYLASCTGIDTGKHEVYCETVSNDGLPREPHMFKVAYDKLVIAAGAEPVTFGIKGVNEHAFFLREVNHAQEIRKKLLLNLMLSENPGISEEEKNRLLHCVVIGGGPTGVEFSGELSDFIMRDVQEQYSHVKDRVKVTLIEANEILSSFDVRLRQYATNHLTKHGVRLTRGIVKEVHPKKLVLSDGSEIPYGLLVWSTGVGPSQFVKSLNLPKSPGGRIGVDQWLRVPAVEDVFALGDCAGFVEQTGRPVLPALAQVAERQGKYLVELFNNIGKQNGGKAFSAKDVSLGDPFVYRHLGSMASVGRYKALVDLRQSKDTKGLSLAGFISWLIWRSAYLTRVVSWRNRFYVAANWATTLVFGRDNSRIG; encoded by the exons ATGGCATTTTCGAGGATTGCTAGGAATGGCTTAAGAAGAACAGGAGGAACATCATGTGAGGGGATGTCCAATCATAAGTGGTCTTCTTCACCTTTCCTTAAAAATGTTAAGGCAGGCAGTAATCTGTCATACATTTCCAGCATCAGGAACGTAAACCAGCCCAGTTTTTGGAGCAGAGGAATTGGGGGGACCCCACATTACCAATTTGCTAATGCAGAAAGAATTCTAGATGAGTCTGAAAGTGAGTACGAGGAACCAAGGTATCCAGGTCTAGAAGCAACTAAACCTGGTGAAAAGCCAAGAGTTGTTGTCCTAGGTACTGGCTGGGCAGCGTGTCGGTTCATGAAAGGACTTGACACCAAAATCTATGATATTGTTTGCATATCACCAAGGAATCACATGGTCTTCACTCCTTTGCTTGCTTCCACTTGTGTCGGAACTCTTGAGTTTCGGTCTGTAGCTGAGCCTGTTAGCCGGATACAACCTGCATTGGGAACAAACTCAAACTCATATTTTTATCTAGCTTCCTGCACTGGCATTGACACAGGCAAACATGAA GTGTACTGTGAGACAGTAAGCAATGATGGATTACCTCGGGAACCTCACATGTTTAAAGTTGCATATGATAAGCTTGTTATTGCTGCTGGAGCTGAGCCTGTGACTTTTGGTATCAAGGGAGTGAATGAACATGCTTTTTTTCTTAGAGAAGTGAATCATGCTCAAGAAATAAGGAAGAAGCTCCTTTTGAACCTCATGCTGTCTGAAAATCCTG GCATATCTGAAGAAGAGAAGAATCGCCTCTTACATTGCGTTGTTATTGGAGGTGGTCCGACAGGAGTGGAATTCAGCGGTGAATTGAGTGATTTTATCATGAGAGATGTTCAGGAGCAGTATTCTCATGTCAAGGATCGTGTTAAGGTCACCCTTATAGAG GCAAATGAAATTCTATCATCGTTTGATGTTAGATTACGACAATATGCAACAAATCATTTGACTAAG CATGGTGTCCGTCTCACACGAGGCATAGTGAAAGAGGTTCATCCCAAAAAATTAGTTCTCAGTGATGGTTCGGAGATTCCATATGGCCTCTTGGTATGGTCTACTGGTGTTGGCCCATCTCAGTTTGTGAAGTCACTGAATCTTCCCAAGTCCCCTGGTGGAAG GATTGGTGTTGATCAATGGTTGCGGGTCCCTGCTGTGGAAGATGTGTTTGCACTCGGAGACTGTGCTGGTTTTGTTGAGCAGACGGGGAGGCCAGTGCTTCCGGCTTTAGCTCAG GTTGCAGAGAGGCAAGGCAAATATTTAGTTGAATTGTTCAACAACATTGGAAAGCAAAATGGAGGCAAAGCTTTCAGCGCAAAAGACGTCTCTCTTGGCGATCCTTTCGTCTACAGGCATCTGGGTAGCATGGCATCAGTAGGGCGTTACAAGGCACTGGTTGATCTCCGCCAGTCTAAG GATACAAAAGGCTTATCACTTGCTGGATTCATCAGTTGGCTAATCTGGCGCTCCGCTTATCTTACACGAGTTGTCAGTTGGAGGAACAGATTTTACGTAGCAGCGAACTGGGCAACCACCCTGGTTTTTGGCAGAGACAACTCCAGGATTGGCTAG